One Coffea eugenioides isolate CCC68of chromosome 2, Ceug_1.0, whole genome shotgun sequence genomic window, TGATCGGTTATGGCCATCCGGAAACTATTCCAATTGCGCTGTGCCGCAGCAGATAAGTCAATTTGCTGGGGTTGTGCACCCGGATCGGCATAATCTTCTTCATCTTCCCCGGACTCCCTTGCAAACAACTCATCATGTGGATGCTCATCCCTGATAAAGTTATGTAATACACAACAGGCAATTACCAATTCTACTTGTCTATTCATCAAGTAGTTCGACATTGGCCCTTTCAAGATTGGGAATCTAGCCTTTAGCACGCCGAAGGTCCGCTCAATGACATTGCGGAGTTGCGAGTGACGGTGATTGAAAAGCTCATACTTGCCTCTTGGTCCACCAGATACCCCGCCAAACTGGTCTCGTTGGTATCTGTGGCCTTTATGCGGGGCCAAAAAACCAGGCATATTCTTGTAAGCCGAGTCAACAAGATAGTATTTACCTAGTTGAAGACATAGATGAAGGGAAACCATGTTGCTTAGGCCCGGAGAGCTTACACAATCAGTTGAACTTAAACCAGTTTCACAATTGTGAAAAGACAAACATTAGGAAGGATAACTTAACCTGCAGGCGGCATTGGAAATGAAGAATCAGGGGACAACACAGCATGCTGAAAAACTCTAGTATCATGAGCACTCCCTTCAACACCAGCATAAATATAAGTGAATCGCATGTCGTGGTCACAAGCAGCTAGCACGTTCTGTGAAATTTCACCTTTTCTACTACGAAAAGCACGTTGCCGAGTTAGTGGCGCACTGGCGGGAATCAAAGTTCCGTCTATAGCGCCAACACAGTCCTACCATGTGAAAACAAGTGAAAGAGTGTATATTAGTATTAGAAGCGGGGAACAACCACACAATCTAGTATCCTGTTCAATTGCTTGCAAGACTACGGACAAAAGGTATTGGAAGGACAATAGAAGCTGTTAACCTTAAACCATGGATAAAAGGCATTGCTGTTGTATATCTTGGGATGCACACCAGTCTCATTCCTCGGCCGTATTAGAATCGGGGCTAAACGCACAATAGCTTGCAATGCCTCCTTAATATTCCTGTGGATCGTTTCAGTGGAGTGGAGAAACCTCTCGGCAATATTTCGATGCCGTTCATCATGGCTCACACAATGTAGAGCCATGCCTACAGCCTCTTCAGCCTGAACCCTTTTCCGATAATCTTGTTTAATGAAATTTCCGTTGACTAAAATTTCACATAGCTTTAAGAAAGAAGGAACATCCATCCTCATGGCATTTAGCATTCTGTCATGATGTCCTGCTTTAAGGTCATCGATCCAGTCCTGTCCACTTTTTTTCCCGTCATAAAAATGACGTTTTTCGCCACCCACAGGCGCCACATTGTAGCGTGCATTCAAAGGTGCATTCACACCAAACAAAGCTAAGAACTCAAGTTCTTCATCATCGGACGATGAATCACTATGTTGTTCTCCAACTATATTCTGCATTGTGGCTTTTATCTGCAAACAATATGGTCTCCGGTTATCATCTACAAAGTTAAACAGAGCGCGTTGGAAGGTTCAACAGATGAAGGATATCCAACCGAGAGAGATGAAAATATGTATTTGGGTGGACAAATAAGGCACAAAGGGAAACCCAGTGTACAAGCTGACAATGCTGAAATCCATAAAAACAAGTTTGTGGGACATTTATTTATATGTAAGTTAAACCTACAACATGTGGACATTGCAATCCATGAGAGCTAGAGGCAACAACATGTGAAAACAGCTTGCACATTTAGTTATATAGTTGTAGCTCGGATCAAAATCAGTTCCCCACTGACTGTGAAATGTACTATCTGTGGTCCTTCACATTTTGTGGTTAACTTGCAACCC contains:
- the LOC113759432 gene encoding putative nuclease HARBI1 codes for the protein MQNIVGEQHSDSSSDDEELEFLALFGVNAPLNARYNVAPVGGEKRHFYDGKKSGQDWIDDLKAGHHDRMLNAMRMDVPSFLKLCEILVNGNFIKQDYRKRVQAEEAVGMALHCVSHDERHRNIAERFLHSTETIHRNIKEALQAIVRLAPILIRPRNETGVHPKIYNSNAFYPWFKDCVGAIDGTLIPASAPLTRQRAFRSRKGEISQNVLAACDHDMRFTYIYAGVEGSAHDTRVFQHAVLSPDSSFPMPPAGKYYLVDSAYKNMPGFLAPHKGHRYQRDQFGGVSGGPRGKYELFNHRHSQLRNVIERTFGVLKARFPILKGPMSNYLMNRQVELVIACCVLHNFIRDEHPHDELFARESGEDEEDYADPGAQPQQIDLSAAAQRNWNSFRMAITDHMFDHWNGRYVPH